One window of Vitis riparia cultivar Riparia Gloire de Montpellier isolate 1030 chromosome 5, EGFV_Vit.rip_1.0, whole genome shotgun sequence genomic DNA carries:
- the LOC117915310 gene encoding uncharacterized protein LOC117915310 has product MATRFPRMCRSALDDLTGTVKIEIGAIFAAVMRKTVILCGVKLLKDGGCRSGTQGRRLDDVGGSTAKGCDGSCDGGSVKKKGSHTNEDRLLRKGESSGFDTIAVMGLVLGENARSHSRAQTVVDIIIETANGASGTIHNITGAMRNIRHDLEAADVGTEASNFLSSTSHKLDAGAANIQREARRRWQLIDKVLNIVYIIATVIISLNLVAVIALSVSGLLKFWRALHWFTGDSCTALEDFEQNPYNSSLSAIIPCDELLSAKPVFSDVSSGIYNLVDGVNACIGNSFVNSNISSLERSISLKLPRVCNPFSAPPEYQFQPESCPAGTIPISKIPEVLEVFTRSDVCKDGQFIPASNFKIVEIYTTSIQSLLNVYSGMENLVECQMVKDAFSEIIIKHCKPLKRYVWIVWASMIFLSLAMVVLVLVWIIKACHEQDSHFADGSVRPDGLIANMVE; this is encoded by the exons ATGGCGACGAGGTTTCCACGAATGTGTAGATCGGCGCTGGACGATCTCACTGGTACCGTCAAAATTGAAATCGGAGCAATATTCGCAGCGGTGATGCGAAAAACAGTGATCTTGTGCGGTGTGAAACTCCTTAAGGACGGTGGCTGTAGGTCCGGAACCCAAGGACGACGCCTAGATGACGTCGGAGGTTCAACGGCAAAAGGCTGCGACGGCAGTTGTGATGGCGGAAGcgttaaaaagaaaggaagtcaCACTAATGAAGACAGACTGCTAAGAAAGGGTGAGAGCagtggctttgataccat AGCAGTGATGGGATTGGTTCTTGGAGAGAACGCGAGGTCCCATTCCAGAGCTCAAACAGTGGTGGACATTATCATAGAGACAGCGAATGGGGCATCAGGAACCATCCATAACATAACAGGGGCAATGAGAAACATAAGACATGATTTAGAAGCAGCTGATGTAGGTACTGAAGCTTCCAACTTCCTCTCCTCCACTTCTCATAAACTTGATGCTGGAGCTGCAAATATACAAAGAGAAGCTAGGAGGCGCTGGCAGTTGATCGACAAGGTTCTGAACATAGTTTACATAATAGCCACTGTGATCATTTCTTTGAACCTGGTTGCTGTCATTGCCCTTTCTG TTTCTGGGCTTTTGAAGTTCTGGAGGGCACTTCACTG GTTCACGGGCGATTCATGCACAGCCCTTGAAGACTTCGAACAAAATCCATACAACAGCAGTCTGAGCGCCATCATTCCATGCGATGAATTACTTTCTGCAAAACCAGTCTTCTCAGATGTTAGTTCAGGGATCTACAACCTTGTAGACGGGGTAAATGCATGTATTGGGAACTCATTT GTGAATAGTAACATATCGTCCCTAGAGAGAAGCATTTCTCTGAAGCTGCCTCGTGTCTGCAATCCTTTCTCAGCCCCACCGGAGTACCAATTCCAACCCGAAAGCTGCCCTGCTGGTACAATTCCGATATCAAAGATTCCTGAG GTGTTGGAGGTATTTACTCGCTCTGATGTCTGTAAAGATGGACAATTCATCCCAGCTAGTAACTTCAAAATAGTGGAAATTTACACAACTTCAATTCAGAGCCTGCTGAATGTCTACTCGGGTATGGAAAATCTGGTTGAATGTCAGATGGTTAAGGATGCTTTTTCTGAGATCATTATCAAACACTGTAAACCATTGAAGAGATACGTTTGGATCGTCTGGGCTtcaatgatttttctttcactgGCTATGGTAGTTTTGGTTCTGGTATGGATAATAAAAGCTTGTCATGAGCAAGACTCTCATTTTGCAGATGGGTCGGTGAGACCGGATGGTTTAATAGCAAATATGGTGGAATAA
- the LOC117914837 gene encoding disease resistance protein RPP13-like, with amino-acid sequence MLPMMWRMMMMINFIRSPRSSGELCSCSLDPPQDIEEIDWSQRSSAFDQKISNTVVSPVIKKVTALLDQRALPTRVKKSARQVQDKFRLMNDFLRDLESVELDNRWRVWIDELCQVCHSTEDVIDQFLNSREQKGRSWLGALRRDVLGFGHLIAQHKFVMKMDQISAQILDLSSRRPERAHGHSPVPRYAPPIPQPPTQEPQQTQELDVINFDDDVHAIMTWLLSDDTSFSVISIVGMPGIGKTTLAKSIYNNKAVVDHFPFRAWTSATHEHNSFRDIMGEHTNYREMTLGGERFLIDPDDAEMAHKLNAFLTGKRYLIVLDDASSTNFLNRMVEAFPDASNGSRVILISRSRSLPSELERRSVHHAVRLRGNDESWTLFTHALKVNIPQQLQTLRKEIVRTCGGLPMLIVKLANMLSQKGLTIEEWSNALQQLNRDQEQFWSYPLSRISKDLPLYTRQCLFYFGLFPQDFEIPARRLTALWVAEGLVQAKGEDEAPEDVAERCLIQLIAEGMVRVTKKKRNGNIKTCCLPGALQQCWLSKDLNATFLQIHTKTTSHLSPSTGMIRRLIDHLDKEDITFDHIHGNHNIDSSSLQPLYRGVVSLLSFDTREGNKPGEDIGNFLHRCISSNCLLLLRVLDLENVFRPNLPGALGNLTRLRYLGLRSTFLDMLPSFIKKLENLQVLDLKHTNIITLPSSIWNMQPIRRLYLNERCHCQSVPQPRVGSFSTLQVLVGLFVDEEAPVKDGLDRFVNLQKLGLKCRLLSSQQEAMAEWVLKSKHLRSLSLKSIDEQNQVGDLDLKPLTGHVSLSCLYLLGRLKNPSIVSEFPHGLIDLTLSGSELKEDPMETLDKLPNLKILSLLAKSYTGNNMRCSLGGFSQLRVLKLWILEQLEEWNVEEGALQALRALDIRGCMRLKMLPEALHHRALLQVKLTDMPTDFA; translated from the coding sequence ATGTTGCCTATGATGtggaggatgatgatgatgatcaacTTCATAAGAAGCCCCCGATCTAGTGGTGAACTATGTTCTTGTTCTTTGGACCCTCCGCAAGACATTGAAGAAATAGACTGGTCACAGAGGAGCTCAGCATTTGATCAGAAAATATCAAACACAGTTGTTTCACCTGTTATAAAGAAAGTTACAGCTCTGCTAGATCAGAGGGCACTTCCTACCAGAGTGAAGAAGTCGGCCAGACAGGTCCAAGACAAGTTCAGGTTGATGAATGATTTCCTGAGAGATTTAGAATCAGTAGAATTAGATAATAGATGGAGGGTTTGGATTGATGAACTGTGCCAAGTATGCCATTCCACAGAGGATGTCATTGACCAATTCCTCAACAGCAGAGAACAGAAAGGAAGAAGTTGGTTGGGAGCTCTGAGGAGAGATGTTTTGGGTTTTGGCCATTTGATAGCTCAGCATAAGTTTGTCATGAAGATGGACCAGATATCTGCCCAGATCCTAGACCTCTCCAGTAGGAGGCCAGAACGAGCTCATGGCCATAGTCCAGTGCCAAGGTATGCACCCCCAATCCCACAACCCCCAACACAAGAACCACAACAGACACAAGAACTTGATGTTATTAACTTTGATGATGATGTTCATGCAATCATGACATGGTTGCTCTCAGATGATACGAGTTTTTCTGTGATTTCAATTGTGGGTATGCCAGGCATTGGTAAGACAACACTAGCAAAGTCGATCTATAACAATAAAGCTGTTGTGGATCATTTCCCATTTCGTGCTTGGACGTCCGCAACCCATGAGCATAATTCTTTCAGAGACATAATGGGAGAGCATACTAACTACAGAGAAATGACACTTGGAGGCGAGAGGTTCCTCATAGATCCTGATGATGCAGAAATGGCACATAAACTCAATGCTTTCTTAACAGGCAAGAGGTACCTCATAGTTCTTGATGATGCATCCAGCACTAATTTCTTGAATCGAATGGTGGAAGCTTTTCCAGATGCATCAAATGGAAGTAGAGTGATCTTGATCAGTCGCTCGAGGAGTCTACCTTCAGAACTCGAAAGGAGGAGTGTTCATCATGCAGTTCGATTACGAGGAAACGATGAGAGCTGGACATTGTTCACTCATGCTTTGAAGGTAAACATACCCCAACAACTGCAAACGCTTAGAAAGGAAATTGTGAGAACATGTGGAGGGTTGCCAATGCTAATTGTAAAATTAGCAAATATGTTGTCACAGAAGGGTCTAACCATTGAGGAGTGGTCCAATGCACTTCAACAGCTCAATCGTGACCAAGAACAGTTTTGGTCTTACCCCTTGTCCAGGATCAGTAAGGATTTACCCTTGTACACGCGGCAGTGTCTCTTTTACTTTGGTCTATTTCCTCAAGATTTTGAAATCCCAGCAAGAAGATTGACCGCATTGTGGGTTGCAGAGGGTTTGGTGCAAGCAAAGGGTGAGGATGAAGCTCCAGAAGATGTTGCAGAGAGGTGCTTAATACAGTTAATAGCCGAGGGAATGGTTCGAGTGACAAAGAAGAAGCGCAACGGGAACATCAAAACTTGTTGCCTCCCTGGTGCCCTCCAACAATGCTGGTTATCAAAAGATCTGAACGCCacatttcttcaaattcataCAAAAACAACATCTCATTTATCCCCAAGCACTGGTATGATTCGTCGCCTTATCGATCACCTTGACAAAGAAGACATCACCTTTGATCATATCCATGGTAATCACAACATAGATTCTTCCTCTTTGCAACCTCTCTATCGAGGAGTTGTCTCTCTTTTATCATTTGATACTCGAGAAGGAAACAAACCAGGAGAAGACATAGGAAACTTTCTTCATCGATGCATTTCCAGCAATTGCTTGCTACTATTGCGGGTGCTTGATCTTGAAAATGTATTCAGACCTAACTTACCAGGGGCACTAGGTAATCTAACTCGATTGAGGTACCTTGGCTTGAGATCAACCTTCTTAGATATGCTTCCATCTTTTATAAAGAAGTTGGAGAATCTTCAAGTACTGGATCTGAAGCATACCAACATTATCACTCTTCCTAGTTCAATCTGGAACATGCAACCGATTCGAAGATTGTACTTGAATGAGAGATGCCATTGTCAGTCTGTGCCTCAACCTAGGGTCGGATCTTTTTCAACCCTCCAGGTCCTTGTTGGACTATTTGTAGATGAAGAGGCTCCAGTGAAGGATGGCCTAGACCGGTTCGTCAATCTTCAAAAATTGGGATTAAAATGTCGCTTATTGTCATCTCAACAGGAGGCAATGGCTGAATGGGTTCTGAAGTCTAAGCATCTTCGGTCTTTAAGCCTCAAGTCCATTGATGAACAGAATCAAGTTGGGGATCTAGACTTGAAGCCCTTGACAGGCCATGTCAGTCTCTCTTGTCTTTATTTGCTTGGGAGGTTAAAGAATCCATCTATTGTGTCTGAGTTCCCACACGGCCTCATAGACCTTACCTTATCAGGGTCAGAGCTTAAAGAAGACCCAATGGAAACATTAGACAAGCTTCCCAACCTAAAAATTCTTAGCTTGTTGGCCAAATCTTATACAGGAAACAACATGCGTTGCTCTTTAGGAGGCTTTTCTCAGCTTCGAGTTCTGAAACTATGGATACTAGAGCAACTGGAGGAATGGAATGTAGAGGAAGGAGCGCTGCAAGCTCTCCGAGCTCTAGATATTAGGGGCTGCATGAGGTTGAAGATGCTTCCTGAAGCATTGCATCACAGAGCTCTTTTGCAAGTGAAGTTAACAGATATGCCCACTGATTTTGCTTAG
- the LOC117914158 gene encoding putative disease resistance protein At1g59780 produces MHTRHVEDQGMDDEVMLIKQIQETEDMIVNILSRCEKMVDNELKVLSSMTEGSTEDMFKSVVSRVVDKLLALLHHQPTALFGVEEEVDWIERELRGTGDGGGFQFTEELVDVAYDLEDVIDNLLLKSEAEASGRGSLEDVTATDDDPLHNNLSDLPASGPTEFCLLDPAQDTEETASPDLNSAHSQSMANTVVSPVTEGVTALLAQKALHLEMKKVARRVQDKFRLMIYFLKVFESGELDNRGGTVWMEELLTVSCSAVDVMEELINKREQLRSWMEPLGRVVFDFYNFKSQNKLALEICKIYIKIVDISNRRADELMEEFCLCAIHRPQDIEEIDWSHDSLVLHQNIANAVVSPVIEKVAALLAQEALPPRVEKKARRVQDKFRLINDFLRDLEAVELDDRGTVWNLWIDELCQVSRSTEDVIDQFLNSREQIRRSWLGALGKGVLAFGHLISQHKLIMKMDQISAQIQNLSIRRPDGAHGQSPSTVPRYASSIPQPPTQEPQQTQELDAIGFDDNVHAIMTRLLSDDTSFSVISIVGMPGIGKTTLAKSIYNNKAVVDHFPFRAWTSETWEFLEHIMRQEICLMTLEEMRQKFISLLADASNGSRLILTTRSMSLPSQLQKSVHHAVRLRGNDESWALFTHALKVNIPQQLLTLRREIERTCGGLPLAIIKLANLLSQKGLTIEEWCTAIQQLNHDQEQLWSYHLSRINKDLPLYMRQCLFYFGLFPRDFEIPARRLIALWVAEGLVQAKGEDEAPEDVAERCLIKLIAEGMVQITKKKRNGNIKTCCLPSALRQYWLSKAQETTFLQIHMEKTSHLSPSTGMISRLADHLDKEDVTFSHIHGCHDHMASSHLQPLYQQVISFLSFDTREGSKPGEDMGNFLHRCISGRCLLQLRVLDLENVFKPKLPEALGKLNRLRYLGLRSTFLDKLPSFIKKLHSLQVLDVKHTNITTLPIPVWNLQQLRILYLNERCHSNLMPQPQAGSFSTLQVLVGLLVDEETPVKDGLDRFVNLRKLGLTCRLLSSQQEAMVEWVLKMNRLRSLRLESIDEQNQVGDLDLKPLTGHVNLSCLYLLGRLVNPSIVPALPHSLIDITLSGSELKDDPMQTLDKLPNLKILSLLANSYTGKNMHCSFGGFSQLRVLKLWKLEQLEEWNVEEGALQALRDLEIRGCMKLEMLPEALHHRALLKVKLTDMPSHFA; encoded by the exons ATGCATACCAGACACGTAGAAGACCAGGGGATGGACGATGAGGTGATGCTGATCAAGCAGATACAAGAAACAGAGGACATGATCGTAAACATCTTGTCCAGATGCGAGAAAATGGTGGACAATGAGCTGAAGGTGTTGAGCAGCATGACCGAGGGATCCACAGAAGACATGTTCAAGAGCGTTGTATCGAGGGTTGTAGACAAACTCCTTGCTCTGCTCCATCACCAACCAACTGCTTTGTTTGGAGTTGAAGAAGAGGTAGATTGGATTGAAAGAGAACTGAGGGGTACCGGGGATGGAGGGGGTTTCCAATTCACAGAGGAACTAGTAGATGTTGCCTATGATTTGGAGgatgtcattgacaaccttcTGCTCAAATCAGAAGCAGAAGCAAGTGGAAGAGGAAGTTTGGAGGATGTCACTGCAACTGATGATGACCCACTTCACAACAACCTCTCTGATCTTCCTGCTTCAGGCCCTACAGAGTTCTGCCTTTTGGATCCTGCTCAAGACACTGAAGAAACAGCCTCTCCGGATTTGAACTCAGCACACAGTCAGAGCATGGCAAACACAGTTGTTTCTCCGGTGACTGAGGGAGTTACAGCTCTGCTTGCTCAGAAGGCACTTCATCTCGAAATGAAGAAGGTGGCCAGACGGGTACAAGACAAATTCAGGTTgatgatttattttctaaagGTTTTTGAATCGGGCGAACTAGACAACAGAGGAGGAACGGTTTGGATGGAGGAACTTTTGACTGTTTCCTGCTCTGCAGTGGATGTCATGGAGGAGCTCATCAACAAAAGGGAGCAGCTTAGGAGTTGGATGGAACCTCTAGGGAGAGTTGTTTTcgatttttacaattttaagtCTCAGAATAAACTAGCTCTGGAGATTtgcaagatatatatcaagatcGTGGATATCTCCAACAGAAGGGCAGATGAGTTAATGGAGGAGTTTTGTTTATGTGCCATACACCGTCCGCAAGACATTGAAGAAATAGATTGGTCTCACGACAGCTTGGTACTCCATCAGAACATAGCAAACGCAGTTGTTTCACCTGTTATAGAGAAAGTTGCAGCTCTGCTAGCACAGGAGGCACTTCCTCCCAGAGTGGAGAAGAAGGCCAGACGGGTACAAGACAAGTTCAGGTTGATCAATGATTTCTTGAGAGATTTAGAAGCAGTAGAATTAGATGATAGGGGGACTGTTTGGAATCTTTGGATTGATGAACTGTGCCAAGTATCCCGATCCACAGAAGATGTCATTGACCAGTTCCTCAACAGCAGAGAACAAATAAGAAGAAGTTGGTTGGGAGCTCTGGGGAAAGGTGTTTTGGCTTTTGGCCATTTGATATCTCAGCATAAGCTTATCATGAAGATGGACCAAATATCTGCTCAGATCCAAAACCTCTCCATTAGGAGACCGGATGGAGCCCATGGCCAAAGTCCAAGTACAGTGCCAAGGTATGCATCCTCAATCCCACAACCGCCAACACAAGAACCACAACAGACACAAGAACTTGATGCTATTGGCTTTGATGACAATGTGCATGCAATCATGACACGGTTGCTCTCAGATGATACAAGTTTTTCTGTGATTTCAATTGTGGGTATGCCAGGCATCGGTAAGACAACACTAGCAAAGTCGATCTATAACAATAAAGCTGTTGTGGATCATTTCCCATTTCGAGCTTGGACATCTGAAACTTGGGAATTTTTGGAACACATAATGAGACAAGAAATATGCCTCATGACACTAGAAGAAATGAGACAGAAATTCATTTCTTTGTTGGCAG ATGCATCAAATGGGAGTAGACTGATTTTGACCACTCGCTCCATGAGCCTACCTTCACAACTCCAAAAGAGTGTTCATCATGCAGTTCGATTACGAGGAAACGATGAGAGCTGGGCATTGTTCACTCATGCTTTGAAGGTTAACATACCCCAACAACTACTCACGCTTAGGAGGGAAATTGAGAGAACATGTGGAGGGTTGCCACTGGCAATCATAAAATTAGCAAATTTGTTGTCACAGAAGGGTCTAACCATTGAGGAGTGGTGCACTGCAATTCAACAGCTCAATCATGACCAGGAACAACTTTGGTCCTACCACTTGTCCAGGATCAATAAGGATTTACCCTTGTACATGCGGCAATGTCTCTTTTACTTTGGTTTATTTCCTCGAGATTTTGAAATCCCAGCAAGAAGATTGATCGCATTGTGGGTTGCAGAGGGTTTGGTGCAAGCAAAGGGTGAAGATGAAGCTCCGGAAGATGTTGCAGAGAGGTGTTTAATAAAGCTAATAGCCGAGGGAATGGTTCAAATTACAAAGAAGAAGCGCAATGGGAACATCAAAACATGTTGCCTCCCTAGTGCCCTCCGGCAGTACTGGTTATCAAAAGCTCAGGAGACCACATTTCTTCAAATTCACATGGAAAAAACATCTCATTTATCCCCAAGCACAGGTATGATTAGTCGTCTTGCCGATCACCTTGACAAAGAAGACGTCACCTTTAGTCATATCCATGGTTGTCATGACCACATGGCTTCTTCCCATTTGCAACCTCTCTACCAACAAGTGATCTCTTTTTTATCATTTGACACTCGAGAAGGAAGCAAACCAGGAGAAGACATGGGAAACTTTCTTCATCGGTGCATTTCTGGACGTTGCTTGTTACAACTGCGAGTGCTTGATCTTGAAAATGTATTCAAACCCAAGTTACCAGAGGCACTAGGTAAACTAAACCGACTGAGGTATCTTGGCTTGAGATCAACCTTCTTAGATAAGCTTCCATCTTTTATAAAGAAGTTGCATAGCCTTCAAGTACTAGATGTGAAGCATACCAACATCACCACCCTTCCTATTCCAGTCTGGAACCTGCAACAACTACGAATTTTGTACTTGAATGAGAGATGTCATAGTAACCTTATGCCTCAACCTCAGGCTGGATCTTTTTCAACCCTCCAGGTCCTTGTTGGACTTCTTGTAGATGAAGAGACTCCAGTGAAGGATGGTCTAGACCGGTTTGTCAATCTTCGAAAATTGGGATTAACGTGTCGTTTATTGTCATCTCAACAGGAGGCAATGGTTGAATGGGTTCTAAAGATGAACCGTCTTCGGTCTTTAAGGCTCGAATCCATTGATGAACAAAATCAAGTTGGGGATCTAGACTTGAAGCCCTTGACAGGCCATGTCAATCTCTCTTGTCTTTATTTGCTTGGGAGGTTAGTGAATCCCTCTATTGTGCCTGCATTGCCACACAGCCTCATTGACATTACCTTATCAGGTTCAGAACTTAAAGACGACCCAATGCAAACATTAGATAAGCTTCCCAACCTAAAAATTCTTAGCTTGTTGGCCAATTCCTATACGGGAAAGAACATGCATTGCTCTTTTGGAGGCTTTTCTCAGCTTCGAGTTTTGAAACTATGGAAGCTAGAGCAACTGGAGGAATGGAATGTGGAGGAAGGGGCACTGCAAGCTCTCCGAGATCTAGAGATTAGGGGATGCATGAAGTTGGAGATGCTTCCTGAAGCATTGCATCACAGAGCTCTTTTGAAAGTGAAGTTAACAGACATGCCTAGTCATTTTGCTTAG